A region of Pseudomonas cavernicola DNA encodes the following proteins:
- the yjiA gene encoding GTPase, whose amino-acid sequence MSHFPIPVTVLSGFLGAGKTTLLRYLLKAEHGLKIAVIENEFAETGIDTQLLGDGPVQVMTLANGCVCCTIHGDLERALYLLLERLDSGEIAFDRLVIECTGLADPAPVAQTFFVDEELRERYILDGIITLVDAAHAEQHLMQAIAQAQVGFADRLLVSKRDLVDEATFEALSQRLTRINRRAPIRVVTHGRIDLAELLDVRGFNLNADLGPGLTARPLLPVRGSAPDRIASLVLRSEQPLDIDKLSEFMNELLENHGNSLLRYKGVLNITGEPRRMVFQGVLKLYGFDWDAEWREDEPRESVIVFIGDNLPEESIRAGFAGVTA is encoded by the coding sequence ATGTCGCATTTCCCCATTCCAGTAACAGTGCTCAGCGGCTTTCTCGGTGCCGGCAAGACCACCTTGCTGCGCTATCTGCTCAAGGCTGAGCATGGTTTGAAGATTGCCGTGATCGAGAACGAATTCGCCGAGACCGGCATCGACACTCAGCTCCTCGGCGATGGCCCGGTGCAGGTCATGACCCTGGCCAATGGCTGCGTCTGCTGCACCATCCATGGCGATCTGGAGCGGGCCCTGTACCTGCTCCTGGAGCGCCTGGACAGCGGCGAGATCGCCTTCGATCGCCTGGTCATCGAGTGCACCGGCCTGGCCGATCCGGCGCCGGTGGCGCAGACCTTCTTCGTCGACGAGGAACTGCGTGAGCGCTATATCCTCGACGGCATCATCACCCTGGTCGATGCCGCGCACGCCGAGCAGCACTTGATGCAGGCCATCGCCCAGGCGCAGGTTGGCTTTGCCGATCGCTTGCTGGTGAGCAAGCGCGATCTGGTCGATGAGGCGACGTTCGAGGCGCTCAGCCAGCGCCTGACCCGGATCAACCGTCGTGCACCAATCCGTGTGGTCACGCATGGGCGGATCGATCTGGCGGAACTGCTCGATGTGCGCGGCTTCAATCTGAACGCGGATCTCGGCCCTGGCCTGACCGCGCGGCCACTGCTACCGGTTCGCGGCAGCGCGCCTGACCGGATCGCCAGCCTGGTGCTGCGCAGCGAGCAGCCGCTGGATATCGACAAGCTCAGCGAATTCATGAATGAGCTGCTGGAAAACCACGGTAACTCGCTGCTGCGCTACAAGGGCGTGCTGAACATCACCGGTGAGCCGCGGCGCATGGTGTTTCAGGGTGTGCTCAAGCTGTATGGCTTCGATTGGGACGCAGAGTGGCGTGAGGACGAGCCGCGCGAAAGCGTGATCGTGTTTATCGGCGACAACCTGCCCGAAGAGAGCATCCGCGCGGGCTTCGCTGGGGTGACGGCCTGA
- a CDS encoding YbdD/YjiX family protein, whose amino-acid sequence MFNDLSRLGKYLGQAARLMVGMPDYDNYVEHMRNKHPDKPVMSYEEFFRERQEARYGGGKGRPIRCC is encoded by the coding sequence ATGTTCAATGATCTGAGTCGTCTCGGTAAGTACCTCGGTCAGGCTGCGCGCCTGATGGTGGGGATGCCGGACTACGACAATTACGTCGAGCACATGCGCAACAAGCATCCAGACAAACCGGTGATGAGCTACGAGGAGTTCTTCCGCGAACGCCAAGAAGCGCGTTACGGCGGCGGGAAGGGGAGGCCGATCCGCTGCTGCTGA